A single window of Aphidius gifuensis isolate YNYX2018 linkage group LG1, ASM1490517v1, whole genome shotgun sequence DNA harbors:
- the LOC122847643 gene encoding leucine-rich repeat-containing protein 57-like, whose amino-acid sequence MGNTKIKQHYETAKKTGVLNISQRKMMEIPMNMKMLAPILRTLDLSHNLFKSIPEEIGIYIMLKNINLSNNKLTLLPDAMGALIKLEILNASVNQITSLPGSLSSLKNLKQVNLSQNLITEFPLMFCGLTHLDVLDLSKNKLTNVPDGVEGLHVTELNLNQNQITQLSDKLAECPRLKNLRLEENCLQLNSIPIIILKDSKISNIAVDGNLFESKQIADLDGYEKYMERYTAVKKKMF is encoded by the coding sequence ATGggaaacacaaaaataaaacaacactatgaaacagcaaaaaaaacaggagtattaaatatttcacaaAGAAAAATGATGGAAATTCCAATGAATATGAAAATGCTTGCTCCAATTTTACGTACTCTTGATTTatcacataatttatttaaatcaattccTGAAGAAATTGGAATATacattatgttaaaaaatataaatttaagtaacaataaattaacattattaccTGATGCAATGGGAGCATTGattaaacttgaaatattaaatgcaAGTGTTAATCAAATAACAAGTTTACCAGGCTctttatcaagtttaaaaaatttaaaacaagttaatttatcacaaaatttaattactgaATTTCCATTAATGTTTTGTGGTTTAACACATCTTGATGTTttggatttatcaaaaaataaattaacaaatgtacCAGATGGTGTTGAGGGTCTTCATGTGACTGAATTAAATCtaaatcaaaatcaaataacTCAATTGTCTGATAAATTAGCTGAATGTCCAagacttaaaaatttaagacTTGAAGAAAATTGTcttcaattaaattcaataccaattatcattttaaaagattcaaaaatatcaaatattgctgttgatggtaatttatttgaaagcaAACAAATTGCTGATTTAGATGGCTACGAAAAATACATGGAACGTTATAcagctgttaaaaaaaaaatgttttaa